One stretch of Miscanthus floridulus cultivar M001 chromosome 18, ASM1932011v1, whole genome shotgun sequence DNA includes these proteins:
- the LOC136522913 gene encoding putative receptor protein kinase ZmPK1, translating into MDQGGRRLWESFDSPTHTLLPSQLMTTNTKLVSTSGNGLLSSGFYTFYFDSNYTSRIMYNRDEISTKYWPIHNQSWEKATTSNIRNQYCGVDDNGAFVAGDQLKVEASDLGEGKMTRLTLDYDGNLGVYSLDMTSGNWSVSWMLFTRLCEIHGLCGVNSLCSYRPEPECSCLEGFEVIDPRDLSKGCKRKTNSVANKEFTFQELPGTDFWGYELNYNMSMPLENCWKICSDSVSCQAFGYREGTGQCYLKNLLFSGKEFPEPYNDIYLKVPEATLSLPVFPSRQSPVLGVLENVASSIAIPPQKEFKYGYFITCALTLLVVEVILILVGFWVIHKWGKGPETTDVGSMILYGQFCRFSYKELQKATNCFHEELGSGGSGVVYKGVLSDERKVAVKNLSDIIQEEQEFRSELSVIGRIYHMNVVRIWGFCAEKTHRLLVSEFVENGSLDKILFHNMNLSPSLTWSQRYNTALGVAKGLAYLHHECLEWIVHGDVKPENILLDEDFQPKLADFGLVKLLGQGAGAQMLSRVHGTRGYIAPEWVLNLTITGKVDVYSYGVVLLELVMGTRVSSQVVQGEGEVEVEMTVGHYTKILKEKLASKDQSWLLEFVDCRLSGEFNYLQAGMMLKIAVSCVEAERRRRPNMSHVVETLLSLMD; encoded by the coding sequence ATGGATCAAGGTGGCCGTCGCCTCTGGGAGAGCTTCGACTCGCCGACACACACACTTCTGCCATCACAGTTGATGACCACAAATACTAAGTTGGTATCTACATCTGGCAACGGTTTGCTCTCTTCAGGCTTCTACACCTTTTACTTTGATAGTAACTACACGTCGAGGATTATGTACAATAGAGATGAGATTAGCACTAAATATTGGCCTATACACAACCAATCGTGGGAGAAAGCTACGACCAGTAATATCAGGAACCAATACTGTGGTGTTGATGACAATGGCGCTTTTGTCGCTGGTGACCAGCTTAAAGTTGAAGCCTCTGATCTTGGTGAAGGTAAAATGACAAGGTTGACTCTGGATTATGATGGCAACCTTGGGGTGTACAGTCTAGACATGACCAGCGGCAATTGGTCCGTCTCTTGGATGTTGTTCACTCGGCTATGTGAAATACATGGCCTGTGTGGCGTAAACAGCCTATGCAGTTACAGACCAGAGCCTGAGTGTTCTTGTCTTGAAGGCTTTGAAGTGATCGACCCAAGAGACTTGAGCAAAGGGTGCAAGCGCAAGACAAATAGTGTAGCCAACAAGGAATTTACATTCCAAGAACTTCCTGGAACAGATTTCTGGGGGTACGAATTAAACTACAACATGTCAATGCCATTGGAGAACTGCTGGAAGATCTGCTCAGATAGTGTTAGTTGCCAAGCATTTGGTTACCGTGAGGGAACCGGTCAATGTTATCTTAAGAACTTGCTTTTCAGTGGCAAGGAATTCCCAGAACCCTACAATGATATATATCTGAAAGTTCCTGAGGCGACACTTTCATTGCCAGTATTTCCTTCTAGACAAAGCCCTGTCCTCGGAGTTCTTGAAAATGTGGCATCTTCTATAGCAATTCCTCCTCAGAAagagttcaagtatggctacttCATTACTTGTGCATTGACACTGCTTGTTGTCGAAGTCATATTAATCTTAGTTGGGTTTTGGGTTATTCACAAATGGGGAAAAGGACCAGAGACTACAGATGTAGGAAGCATGATACTTTATGGCCAGTTCTGCAGGTTCAGCTACAAGGAGTTACAGAAAGCAACTAATTGTTTCCATGAAGAGCTGGGAAGTGGTGGGTCAGGAGTGGTTTACAAGGGAGTCCTCAGTGATGAAAGGAAGGTCGCAGTGAAGAATCTAAGTGATATTATCCAAGAAGAGCAAGAGTTCAGGTCTGAACTTAGTGTCATTGGAAGAATATATCATATGAATGTGGTGAGAATATGGGGGTTTTGTGCTGAGAAGACTCATAGGCTTTTGGTTTCTGAGTTTGTTGAGAATGGTTCTTTAGACAAGATTCTGTTTCATAATATGAACTTATCTCCTAGTCTGACATGGAGCCAAAGGTACAACACTGCACTCGGCGTAGCAAAAGGTCTAGCCTATCTCCACCATGAATGTCTTGAATGGATCGTGCATGGCGATGTCAAACCGGAGAACATACTGTTAGATGAAGACTTCCAGCCAAAACTTGCAGACTTTGGGTTGGTGAAACTATTAGGCCAAGGAGCCGGGGCACAAATGTTGTCAAGAGTTCATGGGACTAGAGGCTACATTGCACCTGAATGGGTTCTAAATCTTACAATCACTGGCAAGGTCGATGTTTACAGCTACGGAGTAGTGCTTCTTGAGTTAGTGATGGGTACTCGGGTTTCCAGTCAGGTGGTACAGGGTGAGGGCGAAGTGGAGGTGGAAATGACTGTTGGACACTACACCAAAATTCTTAAAGAGAAATTGGCAAGCAAAGATCAGTCATGGCTCCTGGAGTTCGTTGACTGCAGATTGAGTGGAGAGTTCAACTATTTACAAGCAGGAATGATGCTAAAGATAGCAGTTTCATGTGTGGAAGCGGAGAGGAGGAGAAGACCAAACATGAGCCATGTGGTTGAAACTCTGCTTTCACTAATGGATTAA